Proteins encoded together in one Planctomyces sp. SH-PL14 window:
- a CDS encoding DUF6881 domain-containing protein — protein sequence MEYIDVLWHHSFPDEPVRLVSELDAERNEVRKLEFFADGHVDFADADQCSGGTWLGQVPCPPLSEINEQHEFTGTTMEAVAFEELWRRFGPA from the coding sequence GTGGAGTACATCGACGTTCTGTGGCATCACAGTTTTCCCGACGAACCGGTTCGGCTCGTTTCGGAGCTGGACGCGGAGCGGAACGAGGTGCGGAAGCTCGAATTCTTTGCGGACGGTCATGTCGACTTCGCCGATGCAGACCAATGCTCCGGAGGAACGTGGCTGGGCCAAGTGCCCTGCCCCCCCCTGTCGGAGATCAACGAACAGCACGAGTTCACCGGAACGACGATGGAGGCGGTCGCGTTCGAGGAGCTCTGGAGACGGTTCGGGCCCGCGTGA
- a CDS encoding LysR family transcriptional regulator, translating into MNRTDRYKEIQLPQLRSFCVVATEGNFTAAARRLGLSTPTVWQQVRALETHLKTTLIRRRGRVVELTDEGRVLLDIVQPHVSGLDSLESLFAARQLQLPPELTVAATPYLASSHLPAAVRTFTAENPEVRLKLRVLIWIKQIVELVERGQADIGIVFQDRKEPLPPQVDFEFVADLPFSLITPARHPLARKRVVTPADWVAYPLVVPPEGAYARRSLDQVLVQHQLVDRVRIVMETPLLDNIQQYVAAGLGIALVHIAGGSAGASKLHIRPLPEQADSIGVAVVTRKFAHLSRPVEIFREALRRSLVPAPVRRSGRGSH; encoded by the coding sequence ATGAACCGCACCGACCGCTACAAGGAGATCCAGCTGCCGCAACTGCGGAGTTTCTGCGTCGTTGCGACTGAGGGGAATTTCACCGCTGCGGCTCGCCGGCTGGGGCTTTCGACGCCGACCGTGTGGCAGCAGGTCCGGGCTCTGGAGACGCATCTCAAGACCACGCTTATCCGCCGTCGTGGCCGGGTTGTTGAGCTGACCGATGAAGGGCGGGTGCTCCTTGATATCGTTCAGCCGCACGTCAGCGGGCTGGATTCGCTGGAGTCGCTGTTTGCCGCGCGGCAGTTGCAGTTGCCGCCGGAGCTGACGGTCGCCGCTACGCCGTATCTGGCGTCGTCTCATCTTCCGGCGGCGGTCCGGACGTTCACCGCGGAGAACCCGGAGGTGCGGTTGAAGCTCCGCGTGCTGATCTGGATCAAGCAGATTGTTGAGCTGGTGGAGCGGGGGCAGGCGGATATCGGGATCGTGTTTCAGGACCGCAAGGAGCCGTTGCCGCCGCAGGTCGACTTTGAGTTTGTGGCGGATCTGCCGTTTTCGCTGATCACGCCGGCGCGGCATCCGCTGGCCCGGAAGCGGGTCGTGACGCCGGCGGACTGGGTGGCGTATCCGCTTGTTGTTCCGCCTGAGGGGGCGTATGCGCGGCGGTCGCTGGATCAGGTGCTGGTGCAGCATCAGCTGGTCGACCGGGTGCGGATCGTGATGGAGACGCCGCTGCTGGACAACATTCAGCAGTATGTGGCGGCGGGGCTGGGGATTGCTCTGGTGCACATTGCGGGGGGGAGTGCTGGGGCTTCGAAGCTTCATATTCGTCCGCTGCCGGAGCAGGCGGATTCGATTGGTGTGGCGGTGGTGACGCGGAAGTTTGCGCACCTGTCGCGGCCGGTGGAGATTTTTCGGGAGGCTTTGCGGCGATCGTTGGTGCCGGCGCCGGTCCGGCGAAGTGGAAGAGGAAGCCATTGA
- a CDS encoding DUF1501 domain-containing protein: protein MKFVPAPPTSRRRLLQTSAVGFGHLALSALLADEARAKEGTAALEKKVSELAPHFAPRAKRVIFLFMKGGPSHIDTFDPKPLLTRDDGKPLPFDKPRVTFAKTGNLMKSPWKFEKHGESGLEVSELFPHVAQRVDDLCVINSLHGTNPAHGGALLKLHTGSDTFVRPSLGSWVSYGLGTENHNLPSFVTICPTLAHGGVNNWSAAFLPTTNQGTPIGHAGIPAQQAIVRHIANGRYSRDEQRRQLDLLARMNRTHLEETGPDRDLEGRIASFELAFRMQTSMPEVQDVSQETEATHQLYGLGDPVTADFGRQCLMARRFSERGVRFVQVTHSDSKVQWDQHSDLFEGHTKNAREVDLPIAGLLTDLKNRGLLNDTLVLWGGEFGRTPTVEGNKGRDHNPEGFTMWMAGGGVKGGMRYGETDDYGYFAVRNKVHIHDLHATLLHLLGLDHERLTFRYSGRDFRLTDVHGRVVKDILA from the coding sequence ATGAAGTTCGTCCCTGCTCCGCCGACCAGCCGCCGCCGATTGCTTCAGACCTCTGCCGTCGGGTTCGGGCATCTGGCGCTGTCGGCTCTCCTGGCCGACGAGGCACGGGCCAAGGAGGGGACGGCGGCGCTTGAGAAGAAGGTGTCGGAGCTGGCGCCGCACTTCGCTCCGCGGGCCAAGCGGGTGATCTTCCTGTTCATGAAAGGGGGGCCGTCGCACATCGACACGTTCGACCCCAAGCCCCTCCTGACGCGGGACGACGGCAAGCCCCTCCCCTTCGACAAGCCGCGGGTCACGTTCGCCAAGACCGGCAACCTGATGAAGTCGCCGTGGAAGTTCGAGAAGCACGGCGAGAGCGGCCTGGAAGTCAGCGAGCTCTTCCCGCACGTGGCCCAGCGGGTCGACGACCTGTGCGTCATCAACTCGCTCCACGGCACCAACCCCGCCCACGGCGGAGCCCTGCTCAAGCTCCACACCGGCAGCGACACCTTCGTCCGCCCCAGCCTGGGCTCCTGGGTCAGCTACGGCCTGGGGACCGAGAACCACAACCTGCCGTCGTTCGTCACGATCTGCCCGACGCTGGCCCACGGCGGCGTCAACAACTGGAGCGCCGCCTTCCTGCCGACGACCAACCAGGGAACGCCGATCGGCCACGCCGGCATCCCGGCCCAGCAGGCGATCGTCCGGCACATCGCCAACGGCCGCTACTCACGCGACGAGCAGCGGCGGCAGCTCGACCTCCTGGCCCGGATGAACCGCACGCACCTCGAAGAGACCGGCCCCGACCGCGACCTCGAAGGGCGGATCGCCTCCTTCGAGCTCGCCTTCCGGATGCAGACGTCGATGCCCGAGGTCCAGGACGTCTCGCAGGAGACGGAAGCGACCCACCAGCTCTACGGCCTCGGCGATCCCGTGACGGCGGACTTCGGCCGGCAGTGCCTCATGGCCCGGCGGTTCTCCGAGCGGGGGGTCCGCTTCGTGCAGGTGACCCACAGCGACTCCAAGGTCCAGTGGGACCAGCACAGCGACCTCTTCGAAGGACACACCAAGAACGCCCGCGAAGTCGACCTCCCGATCGCCGGCCTCCTGACCGACCTCAAGAACCGCGGGCTGCTGAATGACACGCTCGTCCTCTGGGGGGGCGAGTTCGGCCGGACGCCGACGGTCGAAGGGAACAAGGGCCGGGACCACAACCCCGAAGGCTTCACGATGTGGATGGCCGGCGGCGGCGTGAAGGGGGGGATGCGGTACGGCGAAACGGACGACTACGGCTACTTCGCCGTCCGGAACAAGGTCCACATCCACGACCTGCACGCCACGCTGCTGCACCTGCTGGGCCTCGACCACGAGCGGCTCACCTTCCGCTACAGCGGCCGCGACTTCCGGCTGACCGACGTCCACGGGCGGGTCGTCAAAGACATCCTGGCGTGA
- a CDS encoding DUF1501 domain-containing protein, with protein MAAPTPFERLLSRRNWLLGSTLAGASATGWLPLLARDTVAKGPKRSCLVLWMNGGPSQTDTFDMKPGHANGGPYKAIQTSAPGIEVCEHLPEIAKWMHQFAVVRSMSTREGDHGRATEDLRTGYRPQGPIQFPILGSLVSNECGPQAGDLPNYVSILSRGLFRAGIPPAGFLGTEFAPLLVDGGGGGGADRKLTVENLALARGVSTDQSSDRLALLGEIEKPFLEGRPGIAAEGHRTAYARGMRLMSARAAEAFDLDKESPETQARYGTSMFSQGCLLARRLLERDVPFVEVSLGGWDTHYDNFDSVKNLCGTLDKPWAALMQDLQDRGRLESTTIVWMGEFGRTPAINPQGGRDHYPKAWTALIGGGGVQGGAVVGGTGADGLTVEDRPVSTPDFLATILLSLGLDPQKQNLSNVGRPIRLTDPVANPVREIVKG; from the coding sequence ATGGCCGCCCCGACCCCCTTTGAACGATTGCTGAGCCGCCGCAACTGGCTCCTGGGCTCGACCCTGGCCGGTGCCTCGGCGACCGGATGGTTGCCGCTCCTGGCGCGGGACACCGTGGCGAAGGGGCCGAAGCGGTCGTGCCTCGTTTTGTGGATGAACGGCGGGCCGAGCCAGACCGACACGTTCGACATGAAGCCGGGCCACGCCAACGGCGGTCCCTACAAGGCGATCCAGACGAGCGCCCCCGGGATCGAGGTCTGCGAGCACCTTCCGGAAATCGCGAAGTGGATGCACCAGTTTGCCGTCGTGCGGTCGATGAGCACGCGGGAAGGGGACCACGGCCGCGCGACCGAAGACCTGCGGACCGGCTACCGCCCCCAGGGGCCGATCCAGTTCCCGATCCTCGGCTCGCTGGTCTCGAACGAGTGCGGCCCCCAGGCGGGAGACCTGCCGAACTACGTCAGCATCCTCTCCCGCGGGCTGTTCCGCGCCGGGATTCCGCCCGCCGGGTTCCTCGGCACGGAGTTCGCGCCGCTGCTCGTCGATGGGGGCGGCGGAGGCGGAGCGGACCGCAAGCTGACCGTCGAGAACCTGGCGCTGGCCCGGGGCGTTTCCACCGATCAGTCGAGCGACCGTCTCGCTCTCCTGGGGGAGATCGAAAAGCCGTTCCTCGAGGGCCGGCCGGGGATCGCCGCCGAGGGGCACCGGACCGCCTACGCGCGGGGGATGCGGCTGATGAGCGCCCGGGCCGCGGAGGCGTTCGACCTCGACAAGGAGTCTCCCGAGACCCAGGCCCGGTACGGGACGTCGATGTTCAGCCAGGGCTGTCTCCTGGCCCGGCGGCTCCTCGAACGGGACGTGCCGTTCGTCGAGGTCTCGCTCGGCGGGTGGGACACGCACTACGACAACTTCGATTCGGTGAAGAACCTGTGTGGCACGCTCGATAAGCCGTGGGCCGCGCTCATGCAGGACCTCCAGGATCGCGGGCGGTTGGAGTCGACGACGATCGTCTGGATGGGAGAGTTCGGCCGGACCCCGGCGATCAATCCGCAGGGGGGCCGCGATCACTATCCCAAGGCGTGGACCGCGCTCATCGGCGGGGGCGGCGTGCAGGGAGGAGCGGTCGTCGGCGGGACCGGCGCCGACGGGCTGACGGTCGAGGACCGGCCGGTTTCGACGCCGGACTTCCTGGCGACGATCCTGCTGTCGCTCGGCCTCGATCCGCAGAAGCAGAACCTCTCGAACGTCGGCCGCCCGATCCGTCTGACGGACCCCGTCGCCAACCCCGTCCGCGAGATCGTGAAGGGGTGA
- a CDS encoding SIMPL domain-containing protein — translation MRSSIRLALLCSLSVFAAAEAQAQIIRSEGIQASGTANVRLRPEKMRLRMELVVHGESIADAMAMLKVLIERDRKQLQVLGAIPESIRFGDPGIRKNQPIDGAEAANAEEDDEAKPKAAAAGAGNAPPAEAPAAAPARKVSASMSLTADWELKAREPIELAVEIGTLQQKIRDADLSKVNDGEDGGDGDDPQEEEENNRFGLMPTLSPGVAKYLFVAHLPLDEQKKCAARAFARAKRDAEILAAGAGTPLQRLRSLRVPAFMEEGAYEMYNPDVSSTSALVREENIRREDDEVWGKNWRALDFEIKVVATFDVGDEEK, via the coding sequence TTGAGATCCTCCATCCGGCTCGCCCTCCTGTGCTCACTGTCGGTCTTCGCGGCCGCCGAAGCTCAGGCTCAGATCATCCGCTCCGAAGGGATCCAGGCGTCGGGGACGGCGAACGTCCGGCTCCGCCCGGAGAAGATGCGGCTGCGGATGGAACTTGTCGTCCACGGAGAGTCGATCGCCGACGCGATGGCGATGCTCAAGGTCCTGATCGAACGGGACCGCAAACAGCTCCAGGTCCTGGGTGCGATCCCGGAGTCGATCCGCTTCGGCGACCCGGGGATCCGGAAGAACCAGCCGATCGACGGCGCCGAGGCGGCCAACGCGGAAGAGGACGACGAGGCCAAGCCCAAGGCGGCCGCCGCGGGTGCCGGCAACGCCCCGCCGGCCGAAGCCCCCGCGGCCGCTCCCGCCCGCAAGGTCTCGGCCTCGATGTCGCTGACGGCGGACTGGGAGCTCAAGGCCCGCGAGCCGATCGAGCTGGCGGTCGAGATCGGGACGCTGCAGCAGAAGATCCGTGACGCCGACCTCTCCAAGGTCAACGACGGCGAGGACGGTGGAGACGGGGACGACCCGCAGGAGGAGGAAGAGAACAACCGCTTCGGCCTCATGCCGACCCTCTCGCCGGGAGTGGCGAAGTACCTGTTCGTCGCGCACCTGCCCCTCGACGAGCAGAAGAAGTGCGCGGCCCGCGCCTTTGCCCGGGCGAAGCGGGATGCCGAGATCCTCGCCGCCGGAGCCGGCACTCCGCTCCAGCGGCTCCGCAGCCTGCGGGTTCCCGCCTTCATGGAGGAGGGGGCCTACGAGATGTACAACCCGGACGTCTCCTCCACTTCCGCTCTCGTCCGCGAGGAGAACATCCGCCGCGAGGACGACGAGGTCTGGGGCAAGAACTGGCGGGCCCTCGACTTCGAGATCAAGGTCGTGGCGACGTTCGACGTCGGCGACGAGGAGAAGTAA
- a CDS encoding PSD1 and planctomycete cytochrome C domain-containing protein has translation MPSRRPPLLTLRLALPTLLLLVAPLDPVSSSLRADDAPPAAAATPDGIEFFEKKIRPLFVKHCTDCHSAEGSEPEGDLRLDTAAGWRRGGHGGPALVPGDPDASLLMRAVRYKDSELQMPPENKLSDAEIDLLAQWIKMGAPDPRQGDAADPAAPRKKMGMSVADGRGFWAFQPVVRPELPAVRDMSLAATPIDRFVLAALEEKGLAPAAPASRRVLIRRAYFDLTGLPPTPEQVERFVNDPAPDAFATVVDELLESPAYGERWGRHWLDVARYADSNGLDENVAFGNAWRYRDYVVQAFNRDKPYDEFVREQIAGDLIATDDPARRQERLIATGFLSLGAKVLAEPDKTKMQMDIIDEQVDTLGKAFLGLTLGCARCHDHKFDPVPTADYYALAGILRSTKTMEPQGAGIVSRWWENSIASAAEEEQAAAHTKQVADLKARITAATAEEKPTLEAELKELEKKAPVLPTALGVTEAEPVNLKIHRRGSHLTLGEEVPRGFLQVVSTEAPADDRAIATTDAPIMTAIPSERSGRLELAEWLTRREHPLTARVMVNRVWRWHFGQGLSNTTDNFGILGERPAIPPLLEWLASEFVEQGWSIKKLHRVILLSQVYQRSSDPNPDGLRLDPENRLHWRFSLRRLEAEEIRDGLLAVAGTLDRTVGGDTCKLGNRSYIFDHTSKDATGYDIPRRSIYLPVIRNHVYDLFQQFDFPEPSVVSGDRASTTVSPQALLLLNSDLVLSSSEKLAARLLAEPDRDDSQRIDRAYQLAFGRSPTAPETRAALDFLTGFGPPPGDQTEAKPQQRAWEALAQVLLTSNEFLYVR, from the coding sequence ATGCCATCCCGTCGCCCGCCGCTCCTCACGCTCCGGCTCGCGCTCCCCACTCTGCTCCTGCTCGTCGCTCCCCTGGACCCGGTCTCGTCGAGTCTCCGAGCCGATGACGCCCCCCCGGCCGCGGCCGCGACCCCCGACGGAATCGAGTTCTTCGAAAAGAAAATCCGCCCGCTGTTCGTCAAGCACTGCACCGACTGCCACTCCGCCGAAGGATCCGAGCCCGAAGGAGACCTCCGGCTCGACACCGCGGCAGGCTGGCGGCGGGGCGGACACGGCGGCCCGGCGCTCGTCCCCGGCGATCCGGACGCCAGCCTCCTGATGCGGGCGGTCCGCTACAAGGACAGCGAACTCCAGATGCCGCCGGAGAACAAGCTCTCCGACGCCGAGATCGATCTGCTCGCCCAGTGGATCAAGATGGGGGCTCCCGACCCCCGGCAGGGAGACGCCGCCGACCCGGCCGCCCCCCGCAAGAAGATGGGGATGAGCGTTGCCGACGGACGCGGGTTCTGGGCCTTCCAGCCCGTCGTTCGGCCGGAGCTTCCCGCCGTCCGCGACATGTCGCTCGCGGCCACGCCGATCGACCGCTTCGTCCTCGCCGCCCTCGAAGAGAAAGGGCTCGCTCCGGCCGCACCCGCGAGTCGCCGCGTCCTGATCCGCCGGGCTTACTTCGACCTGACCGGACTCCCGCCGACGCCCGAGCAGGTCGAGCGGTTCGTGAACGATCCCGCGCCCGATGCCTTCGCGACGGTTGTCGACGAGCTGCTGGAGTCGCCTGCCTACGGCGAGCGGTGGGGGCGGCACTGGCTCGATGTCGCGCGGTATGCGGACTCGAACGGGCTGGATGAGAACGTCGCCTTCGGGAACGCGTGGCGGTATCGCGATTACGTCGTCCAGGCGTTCAACCGCGACAAGCCGTACGACGAGTTCGTCAGGGAACAGATCGCCGGGGACCTCATCGCGACGGACGACCCCGCCCGCCGGCAGGAGCGGCTGATCGCGACCGGGTTCCTGTCGCTCGGGGCAAAGGTCCTGGCGGAGCCGGACAAGACCAAGATGCAGATGGACATCATCGACGAGCAGGTCGACACCCTCGGGAAGGCGTTCCTGGGGCTGACGCTGGGCTGCGCGCGGTGCCACGACCACAAGTTCGACCCCGTCCCGACCGCCGACTACTACGCCCTCGCCGGCATCCTCCGCAGCACGAAGACGATGGAGCCGCAGGGGGCGGGGATCGTCTCCCGCTGGTGGGAGAACTCGATCGCCAGCGCCGCGGAAGAAGAACAGGCGGCCGCCCATACGAAGCAGGTCGCCGACCTGAAGGCCCGGATCACCGCCGCCACGGCCGAAGAGAAGCCGACGCTCGAAGCGGAGCTCAAGGAACTGGAGAAGAAGGCCCCCGTCCTCCCGACCGCCCTCGGCGTGACCGAGGCGGAACCGGTGAACCTCAAGATCCATCGCCGCGGCAGCCACCTGACCCTCGGCGAGGAAGTCCCCCGCGGGTTCCTGCAGGTGGTTTCGACCGAGGCCCCGGCCGACGATAGGGCGATCGCCACGACCGACGCGCCGATCATGACCGCGATCCCTTCGGAGCGGAGCGGCCGGCTGGAGCTGGCGGAGTGGCTGACCCGCCGCGAGCACCCGCTCACCGCCCGCGTGATGGTCAACCGGGTCTGGCGGTGGCACTTTGGCCAGGGGCTGAGCAACACCACCGACAACTTCGGCATCCTGGGCGAACGGCCCGCGATCCCGCCGCTCCTCGAATGGCTCGCCAGCGAGTTCGTCGAGCAGGGCTGGTCGATCAAGAAGCTGCACCGGGTGATCCTGCTCTCGCAGGTTTATCAGCGGAGCTCCGATCCCAATCCCGACGGGCTGCGGCTCGATCCGGAGAACCGCCTCCACTGGCGATTCTCCCTCCGCCGCCTGGAAGCCGAAGAGATCCGCGACGGCCTGCTGGCGGTTGCCGGGACGCTCGACCGGACCGTCGGCGGCGACACCTGCAAGCTGGGGAACCGCTCCTACATCTTCGACCACACTTCGAAGGACGCGACCGGGTACGACATCCCGCGGCGGTCGATCTACCTGCCGGTGATCCGCAACCACGTTTACGACCTGTTCCAGCAGTTCGACTTCCCCGAGCCGAGCGTCGTCAGCGGCGACCGGGCCTCGACGACCGTCTCCCCGCAGGCGCTTCTCCTCCTCAACAGCGACCTCGTCCTGAGCTCGTCGGAGAAGCTCGCCGCCCGCCTCCTCGCCGAGCCGGACCGTGATGATTCGCAGCGGATCGACCGCGCCTACCAGCTCGCCTTCGGCCGCTCCCCGACCGCGCCCGAGACCCGCGCCGCCCTCGACTTCCTTACCGGCTTTGGCCCGCCCCCGGGCGATCAGACCGAAGCGAAGCCGCAGCAGCGGGCGTGGGAGGCCCTGGCTCAAGTCCTCCTGACGAGCAACGAGTTCCTGTACGTGCGATAG
- a CDS encoding PQQ-like beta-propeller repeat protein: MSVRRLLMIVTVWTLAGSFEIPSLAGDWPQWLGPNRNGVSEEVVEAWKKFPKAKWKRTTASGFACPVVADGIVYVHTSVPKEDKEEVIAIDAVTGEDRWTDSYSRAVFRSQLGVGPRATPSVIKGKLVTTGITGVITGYDAKSGKRLWQINPWEDLKIPRPNFGVCASPVIVDDRLIVAVGGEGASIVAYDVETGKEAWKTLDEPAGSASPIVVTRGEGDQKRNEVVVQTTLRLVSLNPKDGSIYWEHPLVFQPSGVSPTSLVQGNLLICSTQDTGTLALKIPGKDETAPPALEWWKQDLASYFSTGSLDAKGRAFIVTNQVMPLPRADVRCVDVKSGDEKWVKTGLGYFHVGIIVLADGKLLTLDDAGTLVLADPTDTEFKELARAKVCGGTFCNPVLSNGSLFVRDSDDIACFDLRGKAEEPAKE, encoded by the coding sequence ATGAGTGTCCGACGTCTGTTGATGATTGTCACTGTCTGGACACTCGCGGGTTCGTTCGAGATCCCGTCGCTCGCCGGCGACTGGCCGCAGTGGCTGGGGCCGAACCGCAACGGAGTCTCCGAGGAAGTCGTTGAGGCCTGGAAAAAGTTCCCGAAGGCCAAGTGGAAGCGGACGACCGCCAGCGGCTTCGCCTGCCCCGTCGTGGCCGACGGTATCGTCTACGTCCACACCTCCGTCCCCAAGGAGGACAAGGAAGAGGTCATCGCGATCGACGCCGTGACGGGCGAGGACCGCTGGACCGACTCCTATTCCCGCGCGGTCTTCCGCAGCCAGCTCGGCGTCGGGCCGCGGGCGACTCCCAGCGTGATCAAGGGGAAGCTGGTGACGACGGGGATCACGGGGGTCATCACCGGCTACGACGCCAAGAGCGGCAAGCGGCTGTGGCAGATCAATCCCTGGGAAGACCTCAAGATTCCGCGGCCGAATTTCGGCGTCTGCGCGTCGCCGGTAATCGTCGACGACCGGCTCATCGTGGCGGTCGGAGGGGAAGGGGCGAGCATCGTCGCCTATGACGTCGAGACCGGCAAAGAGGCGTGGAAGACGCTCGACGAGCCCGCGGGGTCGGCCTCGCCGATCGTCGTCACGCGGGGCGAAGGAGACCAGAAACGGAACGAAGTCGTCGTCCAGACGACGCTCCGGCTCGTCTCGCTCAATCCGAAGGACGGCTCGATCTACTGGGAGCATCCGCTCGTTTTCCAGCCGAGCGGCGTCTCGCCGACCTCGCTCGTGCAGGGGAACCTCCTGATCTGCTCGACGCAGGACACCGGGACGCTGGCCCTCAAGATCCCGGGCAAGGATGAGACGGCCCCTCCCGCGCTCGAATGGTGGAAGCAGGACCTTGCGAGCTATTTCTCGACGGGGAGCCTCGACGCCAAGGGGCGGGCGTTCATCGTCACGAACCAGGTGATGCCGCTGCCGCGGGCCGATGTCCGCTGCGTCGATGTGAAGTCCGGGGACGAGAAGTGGGTCAAGACGGGGCTCGGCTACTTCCATGTCGGGATCATCGTCCTGGCCGACGGAAAGCTCCTCACGCTCGACGACGCCGGGACGCTCGTCCTGGCGGACCCGACCGACACGGAGTTCAAAGAGCTGGCCCGGGCGAAGGTCTGCGGCGGGACGTTCTGCAACCCGGTCCTGTCGAACGGATCGCTTTTCGTCCGGGACAGTGACGACATCGCCTGTTTCGATCTGCGGGGGAAGGCCGAAGAACCGGCGAAAGAGTAG
- a CDS encoding DUF1549 and DUF1553 domain-containing protein, producing MVRTWIAAALFGLALLALPQGVIHAAEPQDVARAIDAQLESRLKAEGIAPAPLADDAEFYRRLSLDLIGRIPTEDEARAFLDAQGPRKREAAIDRMLESAEHTEHFANVWRALLLPEAETDRQIRYFLPGFEAWLRKRREENAGFDRIVRELLTVPITGTEARPQLVLTDLRSPNPIAFIAAKEADPGKLAATATRLFLGIRLECAQCHNHPFDKWTQEQFWNQAAFFAGVQRKGRGPFSPVLEKPETRTIALMSDASKTVPAVFLDGQDPQLRDEDRPRLQLARWMTTRENPYFAQATVNRVWGQLLGRGIVDPVDDFHESNPASHPELLAFLADDFNSSGFDLTRLYRVLCRTEAYQRTSRQNETAQSNPQAFARMSVKPMSGEQFYDSLAQAVRLEQRPPSKIMTRNEDPVRRRFLDTFGPQGDQRDPDTSVIQALTLMNGPLIGQATGGESRLLSALKATHGDDRERIVESLYLAALSRRPTDEEKVRIGRHLDGGPAEERDRRLGDVLWTLLNSAEFRWNH from the coding sequence ATGGTGAGAACGTGGATCGCCGCCGCGCTGTTTGGCCTCGCGCTCCTGGCGTTGCCGCAGGGCGTCATTCACGCCGCGGAACCGCAGGATGTGGCGCGGGCCATCGACGCGCAGCTGGAGTCGCGGCTGAAGGCGGAGGGGATCGCTCCCGCGCCGCTGGCTGACGACGCCGAGTTCTACCGGCGGCTGTCGCTCGATCTCATCGGCCGGATTCCGACGGAGGACGAGGCCCGGGCGTTCCTCGATGCCCAGGGCCCGCGGAAGCGCGAGGCGGCGATCGACCGGATGCTGGAGAGCGCCGAGCATACGGAGCACTTCGCGAACGTCTGGCGGGCGCTCCTTCTCCCCGAGGCCGAGACCGACCGCCAGATCCGCTACTTCCTGCCGGGCTTCGAGGCCTGGCTGCGGAAGCGGCGGGAGGAGAACGCCGGCTTCGATCGCATCGTCCGCGAACTGCTGACCGTGCCGATCACCGGCACGGAGGCCCGCCCGCAGCTCGTCCTGACCGACCTCCGCTCACCGAACCCGATCGCGTTCATTGCCGCCAAGGAGGCGGACCCGGGCAAGCTCGCCGCAACCGCCACTCGGCTGTTCCTCGGCATCCGGCTCGAATGTGCCCAGTGCCACAACCACCCGTTCGACAAGTGGACCCAGGAGCAGTTCTGGAATCAGGCGGCGTTCTTCGCCGGGGTCCAGCGGAAGGGGCGCGGGCCGTTTTCGCCCGTCCTCGAGAAGCCCGAGACCCGCACGATCGCGCTCATGAGCGACGCGTCGAAGACCGTTCCGGCGGTGTTCCTCGACGGGCAGGACCCGCAGCTGCGAGACGAGGACCGGCCCCGGCTGCAGCTCGCGCGGTGGATGACCACGCGGGAGAACCCGTACTTCGCCCAGGCGACCGTCAACCGCGTCTGGGGGCAGCTCCTCGGCCGGGGGATCGTCGATCCGGTCGACGACTTTCATGAGTCGAATCCCGCCAGCCACCCGGAGCTCCTGGCCTTCCTGGCGGACGACTTCAACAGCTCCGGCTTCGACCTGACGCGGCTCTACCGGGTTCTGTGCCGGACCGAGGCGTATCAGCGGACGAGCCGGCAGAACGAGACGGCGCAGTCCAATCCCCAGGCGTTTGCCCGGATGTCGGTCAAGCCGATGTCGGGAGAGCAGTTCTACGACAGCCTCGCCCAGGCGGTCCGGCTCGAGCAGCGGCCCCCGTCCAAGATCATGACCCGTAACGAAGACCCGGTCCGCCGCCGGTTCCTCGATACCTTCGGCCCTCAAGGCGACCAGCGCGATCCCGACACGTCGGTCATCCAGGCCCTGACCCTCATGAACGGGCCGCTCATCGGGCAGGCGACCGGCGGAGAGTCGCGGCTGCTGTCGGCCCTCAAGGCAACCCACGGCGACGACCGGGAGCGGATCGTCGAATCGCTCTACCTCGCCGCTTTGAGCCGCCGGCCGACGGACGAGGAGAAGGTCCGCATCGGCCGGCATCTCGACGGGGGACCGGCCGAAGAACGCGACCGGCGGCTGGGGGACGTGCTCTGGACGCTCCTCAACAGCGCGGAGTTCCGCTGGAACCATTGA